The window GTAAAATTGTATATCTTAAAATGATCTGTAATAATTctcagaaatttaaaatatatattttgtttcttaatttttaaaatattgtattactAATTATGATTggttttatatgattaaatttataCCAATATTCGGTGAAGTAATTTTTGCTTTTGAATTCTAACATTAAAATTAGAGAGATTATAGTTACGAGATaattatgtttcttcttctcacaacTTAACCGATTGTGGTTTGACAGAAGTTTGCCTAAGTAATTTTCTAAGACAGAATTTTGCTCCTACAATGGTGTGTAGTTTCGTAGGTGTCTATCTTGAGGATACAACTATCGATCTCCGTACAACACACCCGTACCGAAACTCTAGCAAACTTTACTTTGTGTTTTTCTTAAGAAACTTGTtatggaaaagaagaagattaaatcCAATTGATTCTCAGTAATCTtctctttcattttatataatgaCTCAAGTGGTGCCTTTAATCAATACATTAGTTAATTCACTGTAACGAACAAGAGAGAGTAATGAGAAATATCTTTTCTTCTCTAACAAATTTTCTCATCACCTTCATGAATCGTAATAGGTGACGCGGGTGGTGACACAAAACTTGAACTTAAATAGTAAAAATGAACAACTaagtcattattttttttaaaattgttgtGGTGAATTTATTTACCTTTgtcgatttttttttgatggCATGTCATGAACAACAGAACAGGTTTCTTTTTCACCAGTTGAGCTAAAGTTGATAATATGGGAGATTAGGGAACAAGGATCCGTTGCATTTGGTTgtgttaaccaaaaaaattattagtcaCAAACACATCTTAACTCATTCAATATCTTAATCTAGTTTTCTATTTTAATGGTAAATCTATGTTTATCCATTGTGATTTTATGAAGGGACATGAACTAATAACCTTCACCCAGCTGAGCTATTTTCGCGTGGtagaatatagtttttttttttgtcaaagaaacattttaaacaataatatgAACATTTGCCAGTGAGATTATGTCTATATATACATCTACATTTGAGGCTCATGCCTTTTTTGTATAATGGTGAGCACGGCTCTGTATATACCTTTAACAGGTTTGGCGCCTTCGAGATTGTTTACACCGGCGTACTTGCAGGCTTTGCAGAAGACCACACCCCGCATGGCCACTAGTGTCCTGTTGAACTTAGGAGGTGAAACCGGTGGGAGAACCGGAGGCTTGATCGTAGCTATGGCAGGTGGGAGAGTTGGTATCTTGATAGGAGCTTTGGCCGGTGGGAGAGTTGGCAATGGTGTTATTAGTTTCATTGGAGGTTGAGCTGTAGTGCTGAAAACAGAGGAAATGAAGCAGCAAAGTGCTATGAGAGTTAGCAAAACACTCTTACCAGTGAAACCCATCTTTATCAAGATACCCTCAAGTTCAGTGAGCTTATTTTTGGTGCACTATGAGAAAGAAAATGATAGATTAATGTAAGAGATAAAAGCGTACATTAAGAGGGGAAACAACTACCCTAATTTTCGGttagctaatttttttttctgtatttaCTCTctcattctttatttttaatcgtTCTATCTCTTCATCATTTTTCTAACCGTTGATTGCATCAACAAAAATCCATATTTTTTGCCCGCACGGGACACTAGTAATATATTACAAGGCCTATGTGGTTCCAATCCATCATCATTCATCAAACAAAAGATATGCTTTCCCTCTTGTTTAACCGCTGTACCCTTCATAAAGGATGAAGGGATGTGTAGTGAAATTACAAcacattttttttggtattataTTCTCTTGATGAATTTTGTTTGATGAATGATGATGGATTGGAACCACATAGGCCTTGTGATTCTGAACCGATCCGAACATTGGTATTCTGTTCGGTTAGGAGCTCTGATATAGTTGGTAATTTACAAAGACAATTTGGTCAGTATGGTtattggttagtttggttttctAGTCAAAAAGTTCTAACCAAAATGATGCTGATTCAATTTAAACCATATCAGAAtcatatcaaatttttaaacggaaaaaacaaaattacctGAATTTTAACCATATTAAACTAGAATTTAATACAAATGGctatgaaatataaaatgatGTGTAGATGAAGATGAAGCTACAAAAGTTTAATGCTattcttgaaatttttttataagttcaGGACTTTCGATACATATACTCTCAAATAGTTAGGGGGTGtcatactttgttttgtaagaaACAAGCATCAACTTTATATCAGGAACTCAGGAAGGTCACTGCACTAAACAGAAACATTAGTTACATTAAAACATGTCTTGCTCCAAGGGTCTTTAACTGAATGTGAGGCTGTTTTAGAAAAGACGGAGGGACATTTTGAGATTGTTCTGTTTCCATTTCGGAAGTGCATAGAACTTTGGTTTTGTCATTTCGAATCTTTCTTCGAACTCTTTCTCTGTTAAGTACGCCtggaagacaaaaaaaaaaataataatcttggAAGTTCATGTGTTATTCCATAATATATCATACTAGATCTAAGTTGACATATGTGATTGCAGGATTACCTCTCTTCTTGTTGCATCTATATCTGTCACTGGCTTCGGAGAATCAACTCTAAGCTGTTCGTATGAATATGCAAGTGACTCTAGACTAAGATCGACTTTGATTCCTCCCAGTGAATTCTCTTTAGATATGTCTGAATTCGAGCTCGTCGATCCTGCATCgaaaaataatgttttgatGTGAGATTTAAAGCATCAAATAGCTTAGAGGCAATTACAACATTGAGGAATCAATGGAAGATTTGTTGGTATAATCATCAAGAAGTTTATGTTGTTACTATAGTTATATATTCTGCTACCTTACGAGTTATATGAGCAAGAAGGTCAAAGAAAAGGTTGAAATATGAAACCTTACCATTGTTTGTATCCACTGAAAGAGATTCTGAGAAAAGCTTTTTGACAAGTGGAGTAGAGTCACTGTTGCTTTCTCTGCCTTGTGAATAGCTTGGAAACTTTCGCTGGAGCAAGATGATACTCCTCGCTCTGATCCATTTGACCGACTTCGCGAACCACGTGATGCGTTCTCCTTTGAGTCTGATCTCCACGGGCTTCCACTAGATCTCTGAAAGAACAAATGTTGCAGCCACTTAGAAACACGTTGATCATTTCTTATATTTGGTTAGTTTATGATCATTTATCTATTAAAACATCAGTAGTCTTTTTCACATTACTTTTGTTTTTCACAAACTAAATTCTTTCAACCGTGACTTACATTAGTGACTGACTCCTTCCCTTTCAGACTAGCAAGCTTCCTTTCAAATGAATTACCATGCATCTGCAATGTACCCATGCatgcataaattaattattagtgCAAGTTCAGTAGACTAGTATCAAAAGCTTATGTTGAGGTGATTTAGGAGGGAGGTCCCTTACGTTTGCCTTTTCAGGAACCCAATCAAAGAAACGGGTGAAAAATGGTGGCTCGTGGCCTTCTGTGACAACATATACAGGACTCCTCACTGTTAATAAACCTTCCTCCAGTATGTCCATTTCTAGAAATTTCTGCAAATATCACAAGTACAACAAACTAAGAAACACTAAAAACAGGAACATGAGTTTTTTGCTTCCTAAATCTTATATATGTTGTTGGATTAGTCTAATTATTAAGTCATGTTTACACccttgtccaaaaaaaaaacagaggaaactAACCAGACCAAGAGTAAGAGCTTGTTGCTTCGACTTTATGTTTGAGTTTAGTCCAATCCAGACATACACTTCAGTTTGGCAGTCCAGCAGTAATATCATCTTCAGTAGTTAAGTCGTCTTGCACAAAATTGTATACTTCTTTCGCCTAaaaatcatgcaatcagatgaGAGAGTATTCCAAGCTGATTTTATGCTCACTTAATTAATACACACGTGAATCGTACCTTGAGTACATCTGAAGAGAAGAGCAAAACGAGACCACTTTTACGTTAGGCATAAAAATACAAGTGCGTATAGCTGAACCAtgtaactaaacaataatatataataagatgaaAAGAACACAAATTCAAAGAGATGTTTACCATTACCTGAAATACAAGAACATGTAAATAAACGTGGTTCTTCTACTTGTTTTCTCGTTTCCTTTTCTTTAGGGTACTCTGTTTTGCCACCAAGCAAATCCCAGAATGTGTCTGGTTCAC of the Brassica napus cultivar Da-Ae chromosome C4 unlocalized genomic scaffold, Da-Ae chrC04_Random_25, whole genome shotgun sequence genome contains:
- the LOC106434087 gene encoding non-classical arabinogalactan protein 30-like; amino-acid sequence: MGFTGKSVLLTLIALCCFISSVFSTTAQPPMKLITPLPTLPPAKAPIKIPTLPPAIATIKPPVLPPVSPPKFNRTLVAMRGVVFCKACKYAGVNNLEGAKPVKGIYRAVLTIIQKRHEPQM